In Exiguobacterium sibiricum 7-3, a genomic segment contains:
- a CDS encoding class I SAM-dependent methyltransferase: MNNGQPDFNSDFALQYDSFIRLAVPAYDQLFPMSDSFFYQPKKTSPNLLVVGAGGGAELLYFSQLYPSWFLTGVDPSDQMMKIASHKIRRAGTEDRVKLHQGFVHELPTDIKFDMATCILVLQFLPDDTAKLNLLKSVAKRLEYGAAFILVSIFGDKESTEFQKNFTAWKERFRSNGVDPEKSEDVQRILKMSLIPEERILELLDEAGFKNIVKFYSAYQIGGWAAELK, from the coding sequence ATGAATAATGGCCAGCCCGATTTCAACTCTGATTTTGCTTTACAATATGATTCATTTATTCGTTTAGCAGTTCCTGCCTATGATCAATTATTTCCGATGTCTGATTCTTTTTTTTATCAACCAAAAAAAACGTCTCCAAATCTCCTAGTTGTTGGAGCTGGAGGAGGAGCTGAGTTGCTTTACTTTAGTCAACTCTATCCTAGCTGGTTTCTTACAGGAGTGGATCCCTCCGACCAAATGATGAAGATTGCTTCGCATAAAATAAGACGGGCAGGTACAGAAGACCGTGTCAAATTACACCAAGGATTTGTTCATGAATTACCGACTGATATTAAATTTGATATGGCTACTTGCATCCTGGTTCTCCAATTCCTGCCGGATGATACAGCTAAACTAAACTTGCTAAAGAGCGTAGCTAAACGGCTAGAATATGGAGCTGCCTTTATTCTTGTAAGTATATTTGGAGACAAAGAATCTACTGAATTCCAGAAAAATTTTACAGCCTGGAAAGAGCGTTTTCGAAGTAATGGGGTGGACCCCGAGAAGAGTGAGGACGTACAAAGAATTCTTAAAATGTCCCTCATTCCAGAAGAAAGAATACTAGAATTACTTGATGAGGCGGGATTCAAGAACATTGTCAAATTCTACTCTGCATATCAAATTGGTGGTTGGGCAGCTGAGTTAAAGTAA